One genomic segment of Acidobacteriota bacterium includes these proteins:
- a CDS encoding tetratricopeptide repeat protein, which produces MKRFALLAIAVILFSLLLWFKPSASAAPKEPWVSVQSKNFLLLGNANEKDIRRVGTRLEQFREVFSKLFPKANVNSPVPMRVVIFKNRAAYQPFMPVYQGGVSEVAGYFQSGQDVNYITLTTELNSGDPYRVIFHEYVHALLNDNAFRPPAWFNEGLAEYYSTFEISDGDKKVTLGKPLAPHVFLLRENRFLPLARLFAVDHGAPEYNERDKKGVFYAESWALVHYLLLGNSGKRQPQFIQYLGMLADGKAIGESFQTAFQTDYAVLEKELREYISRNSYPIQQYTAQAKVEFDAALQSAPLSEAEVQYYLGDLLLHSNRTECETYLAKAIELDPKLAVAHAALGLAKVRGQKFAEAKQHLQRAVALNTQNYLVPYYYAQVLLDELSGSARVIQDVPEATGKLMREQLRKTIALAPAFADAYRLLAFVNLITNEELNEAVTLLKRAQQLTPGRDELGSLLGQVYLRQEKYDEARRVLEPLAKSAAEPQLRAQAQSMLDAVNRMAEMRARYPAQQEGVSLPASKTVEVKPAPRRRFEGEKADGVLTRVDCTDKGMTLTVKGERRTFELHTTTPERVQFVTYSQEVGQTLTCGPLKPAPRVSVTYRFSTDARFGFDGEPIAVEFVKEGN; this is translated from the coding sequence ATGAAACGTTTCGCACTGCTCGCCATCGCCGTTATTTTGTTCAGCCTGCTCCTATGGTTCAAACCGTCTGCCAGCGCCGCTCCCAAAGAACCGTGGGTGAGCGTGCAGTCCAAAAACTTCCTGCTGCTCGGCAACGCCAACGAAAAAGACATCCGCCGCGTCGGCACGCGGCTCGAACAGTTCCGCGAGGTTTTCTCCAAACTGTTCCCCAAGGCCAACGTCAATTCGCCGGTGCCGATGCGCGTCGTCATTTTCAAGAATCGCGCGGCCTATCAGCCGTTTATGCCGGTCTATCAGGGCGGCGTCAGTGAGGTTGCGGGTTACTTTCAATCCGGCCAGGACGTCAACTACATCACGCTGACGACGGAACTGAACAGCGGCGATCCTTACCGCGTCATCTTTCACGAATATGTGCATGCGCTGCTCAACGACAACGCCTTCCGCCCGCCCGCCTGGTTTAACGAAGGGCTGGCCGAGTATTACAGCACCTTTGAAATCAGCGATGGCGATAAGAAAGTCACGCTGGGCAAACCGCTGGCGCCGCATGTTTTTCTGCTGCGCGAAAACCGCTTCCTGCCGCTGGCGCGCCTGTTCGCCGTGGATCACGGTGCGCCCGAATACAACGAACGCGACAAAAAAGGCGTGTTTTATGCCGAGTCATGGGCGCTGGTGCATTACCTGCTGCTCGGCAATAGCGGCAAACGCCAGCCGCAATTCATTCAATATCTGGGCATGCTCGCAGACGGCAAGGCCATTGGCGAGTCTTTCCAGACGGCCTTTCAAACCGATTACGCCGTGCTGGAAAAAGAACTGCGCGAATACATCAGCCGCAACAGTTACCCGATTCAGCAATACACTGCGCAGGCCAAAGTCGAATTTGACGCCGCACTGCAAAGCGCGCCGCTCAGCGAGGCCGAAGTGCAGTATTACCTCGGCGACTTGCTGCTGCATTCAAATCGCACCGAGTGCGAAACCTATCTGGCCAAGGCCATCGAACTCGATCCCAAGCTGGCCGTCGCGCACGCCGCGCTGGGCCTGGCGAAAGTGCGCGGGCAAAAGTTCGCCGAAGCCAAACAGCATTTGCAACGCGCCGTCGCATTGAACACGCAAAACTATCTAGTGCCGTATTACTACGCGCAGGTCTTGCTGGATGAACTGTCAGGCAGCGCCCGCGTGATTCAGGATGTGCCCGAAGCCACCGGCAAGCTGATGCGCGAACAGTTGCGCAAAACCATCGCGCTCGCGCCAGCGTTTGCCGACGCCTACCGCCTGCTCGCCTTCGTCAATCTGATCACCAACGAAGAACTGAACGAAGCCGTCACGTTGCTCAAACGTGCGCAGCAATTGACGCCGGGGCGCGATGAACTCGGCTCGCTGCTAGGGCAGGTTTATCTGCGGCAGGAAAAATACGACGAGGCGCGCCGCGTGCTGGAACCGCTTGCCAAAAGCGCCGCCGAACCGCAGTTGCGCGCGCAGGCGCAATCCATGCTCGACGCCGTCAATCGCATGGCCGAGATGCGCGCCCGCTACCCCGCGCAACAGGAAGGCGTTTCGCTGCCTGCCAGCAAGACCGTCGAAGTGAAGCCCGCGCCGCGCCGCCGCTTTGAAGGCGAGAAAGCCGATGGCGTGCTGACCCGCGTGGATTGCACGGACAAAGGCATGACGTTGACGGTCAAAGGCGAGCGGCGCACCTTTGAATTACACACGACCACGCCGGAGCGCGTGCAGTTCGTCACCTATTCGCAAGAGGTCGGCCAGACGCTGACCTGCGGGCCGCTCAAACCCGCGCCACGCGTGAGCGTGACCTATCGCTTTTCAACCGATGCGCGGTTTGGGTTTGATGGAGAGCCGATTGCGGTGGAGTTCGTGAAGGAAGGGAATTGA
- a CDS encoding FHA domain-containing protein → MASEAAVTRTIRLRDYRYSGEVLSLMLTFVVLLALYTALTFFFPTTWSATVKALTVTVAGLAVYVTTVKLQQKAAFGTLVRVSSRQFSELYDIATVAAERLSAPYVPVYVKRSSEMNIYTLGLWQQPLIVLTSSLVDQMPPDALQFFIGREIGHVQGGHTWLRTLLKPLGADIPVIGKLFNSVIFGDWMNRTEFTADRAGFIACRSLTTSITTMLKFGVGIRLYEKLDIREFLEQINEVRNVSGHLTEIMAEQPYLTQRIRSLVKFALSERVRHLVPEKQAHTGILKDLPTAFINTARLKEVQDAAAENAQQLVEFDTKDIPLSERSTITDFDTLDTQDNPDDNGLDARLLLIPQGSDTPHLLRRRLTRIGRNNDNDIVIQSDRVSRYHTEILRQDRAFVIVDKNSRNGVWINGNKITANVPTPIQSGDALRIGRHEFTFKIKEPAHEHSERTTSLTQAI, encoded by the coding sequence ATGGCAAGCGAAGCAGCAGTAACCCGCACAATCCGGCTCCGCGATTATCGCTATTCGGGCGAAGTGCTTTCGCTCATGCTGACCTTCGTCGTGCTGCTGGCGCTTTACACCGCGCTGACGTTCTTCTTTCCGACGACATGGTCGGCCACAGTCAAGGCGCTGACAGTCACAGTGGCCGGTCTGGCGGTGTATGTCACGACGGTCAAGCTGCAACAAAAGGCAGCCTTTGGCACGCTGGTGCGCGTCAGTTCGCGGCAATTCTCCGAACTCTATGACATCGCCACCGTCGCGGCAGAGCGGTTGTCCGCGCCCTATGTACCGGTCTATGTCAAGCGTTCGTCCGAGATGAACATTTACACGCTGGGCCTGTGGCAGCAACCGTTGATCGTGCTGACCTCTTCGTTGGTGGATCAAATGCCGCCCGATGCCCTGCAATTTTTTATCGGGCGCGAGATCGGCCACGTGCAGGGCGGCCACACCTGGCTGCGCACATTGCTCAAACCGCTGGGTGCCGACATCCCCGTCATCGGCAAACTTTTCAACAGCGTCATCTTTGGCGATTGGATGAACCGCACCGAATTTACCGCCGACCGCGCGGGCTTTATCGCCTGCCGTTCGTTGACGACTTCGATCACGACGATGCTGAAATTCGGCGTCGGCATTCGCCTCTATGAAAAGCTGGACATCCGCGAATTCCTCGAACAGATCAACGAAGTCCGCAACGTCAGCGGCCATCTGACCGAGATCATGGCCGAACAGCCCTATCTGACCCAACGCATCCGCTCGCTGGTCAAGTTCGCCTTGTCCGAACGCGTGCGCCATCTGGTGCCCGAAAAGCAGGCGCACACCGGCATCCTGAAAGATTTGCCAACCGCCTTTATCAACACGGCCCGGTTGAAAGAAGTCCAGGATGCCGCCGCCGAGAATGCCCAGCAACTGGTTGAGTTTGACACCAAAGACATCCCCTTGTCTGAACGTTCAACCATCACCGATTTCGACACACTCGACACACAAGATAATCCTGACGATAACGGCCTGGATGCGCGCTTGCTGCTAATTCCGCAAGGCAGCGACACGCCGCATCTGTTGCGCCGCCGCCTGACGCGCATCGGGCGCAACAACGACAACGACATCGTGATTCAGAGCGACCGCGTCAGCCGTTACCATACTGAAATCCTGCGGCAAGACCGCGCCTTCGTCATCGTGGACAAAAACAGCCGCAACGGCGTCTGGATCAACGGCAACAAAATCACGGCGAATGTGCCAACGCCAATTCAATCGGGCGACGCCCTCCGCATCGGACGCCACGAATTCACTTTCAAGATCAAAGAACCTGCGCATGAGCATTCCGAACGCACAACCAGCCTCACACAAGCCATCTGA
- a CDS encoding SIS domain-containing protein gives MSIPNAQPASHKPSEPNVDEARLARITALAEASLTANRDFFAQHSAAVARAAAMICAAMRAGGKLLIFGNGGSAADAQHIAAELAFRMGRERAALPALALTTDSSLLTAISNDRAFDYVFARQLQALGRSGDVALAITTSGNSPNIVEALKEARALGITTIGLLGNTGGQAASLVDLALIVPHHETPRIQEVHITISHIICDLIEDELCP, from the coding sequence ATGAGCATTCCGAACGCACAACCAGCCTCACACAAGCCATCTGAACCCAACGTTGACGAAGCTCGCCTCGCCCGCATCACCGCGCTGGCCGAAGCGAGCCTGACGGCCAACCGCGATTTCTTCGCCCAGCACAGCGCCGCCGTCGCACGCGCCGCCGCAATGATCTGCGCCGCCATGCGCGCAGGCGGCAAACTGCTGATCTTCGGCAACGGCGGTTCGGCAGCCGACGCGCAACACATCGCAGCAGAACTCGCATTCAGAATGGGCCGCGAACGTGCCGCCCTGCCTGCACTAGCACTAACCACCGACAGTTCCTTGCTCACGGCCATCAGCAACGACCGGGCGTTTGATTACGTGTTTGCGCGGCAATTGCAGGCGCTGGGCCGCTCTGGTGATGTAGCCCTGGCGATCACGACCAGCGGCAATTCGCCCAACATCGTCGAAGCTTTGAAAGAAGCCCGCGCACTTGGTATTACCACGATTGGCTTGCTCGGGAACACAGGGGGGCAAGCAGCGTCATTAGTAGACTTGGCGCTGATCGTGCCGCACCACGAGACACCACGCATTCAAGAAGTACACATTACGATCAGCCACATTATTTGTGATTTAATCGAGGATGAATTGTGCCCTTAA
- a CDS encoding TonB family protein, which produces MKNLCLCLIVTGLCHFNSVATFAQQPAPPPPKPNSTLKPVWQELVVPAGNFKIEFPDKPVEQTQTVKTATGNYPLHIFLCESGGTAYLASYVDFSILIDSPASIKTALDNGRDSMLARKDASLISEKEITYGLYPGREIKAKLGNFTAQTYLYLVKQRLYNLSAFTPVELADSKELGNAVQRFLGSFRLLEVPKLPENVASISAALDNIQAPPPDFFARPAVWQELASPEFGFKITIPSAPFRQTVALGPNPTDIKVNLWLAKGDDLFCTVVHQGLVNPPKDERAAELMLNSVVSGMIETDQIQIVSQTPRSLDGHPGRELKLQMGNTGTGRGRAYIVGKNVYAFLAISLGEKPNDQAVARVLDSFKLSQKNMEPAEPPPPPPMPKLREELIPQDAVKVSNGILQGALATKKVQPEYPPIAKAARADGPVAIQVALSETGELLDAVVLDGHPLLREAALAAARQWQFNAHQVNGKAVKAVGILVFNFTLQ; this is translated from the coding sequence ATGAAGAACCTATGCCTATGCCTGATAGTGACTGGTTTATGTCATTTCAATTCAGTCGCCACCTTTGCCCAACAACCAGCACCGCCGCCACCTAAACCCAATTCAACTTTGAAGCCTGTCTGGCAAGAACTGGTAGTGCCAGCGGGCAACTTCAAAATCGAATTCCCTGACAAACCGGTCGAGCAAACGCAAACCGTCAAGACCGCAACCGGTAATTACCCGCTGCATATTTTCCTATGTGAAAGTGGCGGAACGGCGTACCTGGCAAGTTACGTTGACTTCTCCATCTTGATTGACTCACCCGCTTCCATTAAAACCGCGCTCGACAATGGGCGTGATTCAATGCTGGCACGAAAAGATGCAAGCCTGATCAGCGAAAAAGAAATCACTTATGGCTTATATCCAGGACGTGAGATCAAAGCCAAGCTGGGTAATTTCACTGCGCAAACATACCTCTATCTGGTCAAGCAACGCCTTTACAATCTCTCCGCTTTTACACCAGTCGAATTGGCCGACAGCAAGGAGCTTGGCAACGCGGTGCAACGCTTTCTAGGCTCGTTCAGGTTGCTGGAAGTCCCCAAGCTCCCCGAAAACGTCGCCTCCATTTCTGCCGCGCTGGATAACATACAAGCACCACCGCCAGATTTCTTTGCACGTCCGGCAGTGTGGCAGGAATTAGCCAGTCCGGAATTCGGTTTCAAAATCACCATTCCGAGTGCCCCATTCAGACAAACGGTGGCGCTTGGCCCTAATCCGACAGATATTAAAGTCAACCTCTGGCTCGCTAAAGGCGATGACTTGTTTTGCACAGTGGTTCATCAGGGGCTGGTGAATCCGCCTAAGGATGAGCGCGCGGCTGAATTGATGCTGAATAGCGTTGTCAGCGGGATGATCGAGACTGACCAAATTCAAATTGTCAGCCAAACTCCGCGCTCGCTGGACGGACATCCTGGTCGTGAACTCAAACTGCAAATGGGTAACACCGGGACAGGTAGAGGCAGAGCCTACATTGTCGGGAAAAATGTCTATGCCTTTCTGGCAATTTCGCTTGGTGAAAAGCCCAACGACCAAGCAGTGGCGCGTGTGCTCGACTCTTTCAAGCTCTCACAAAAAAACATGGAGCCAGCGGAACCGCCGCCGCCGCCGCCGATGCCGAAATTGCGTGAGGAACTTATCCCGCAGGATGCCGTCAAAGTCTCCAACGGGATATTGCAAGGCGCACTGGCAACCAAAAAAGTGCAGCCGGAATATCCGCCGATTGCCAAAGCCGCCCGTGCCGATGGGCCTGTCGCCATTCAAGTCGCCTTATCCGAAACCGGCGAATTACTCGACGCGGTTGTGCTGGACGGACACCCCTTGTTGCGCGAAGCGGCGCTGGCGGCGGCGCGGCAATGGCAATTCAACGCGCATCAGGTGAATGGGAAGGCGGTGAAGGCGGTGGGCATTCTGGTGTTCAACTTTACGCTGCAATAG
- a CDS encoding TonB family protein: protein MAIQRASGEWEGGEGGGHSGVQLYAAIVMAKKTLLRIKRMLSLAMIGFAITGAACSDSQPILELSPNENPAGLKDKATPPPTNIPEISSLPPSARPITVSDGVILGMAIRKVQPVYPLEAQAKGITGEIKIRVNIDQDGNVGEAIALNGHPLLQTAALAAVNQWRWRPTMIDTDRPIYVQGILTFHFPPHS from the coding sequence ATGGCAATTCAACGCGCATCAGGTGAATGGGAAGGCGGTGAAGGCGGTGGGCATTCTGGTGTTCAACTTTACGCTGCAATAGTGATGGCGAAGAAAACCTTACTACGAATCAAACGAATGCTGAGCCTGGCGATGATCGGCTTCGCTATCACTGGTGCGGCTTGTTCTGATTCGCAACCCATCCTCGAACTCTCACCTAATGAAAACCCAGCAGGATTGAAAGATAAAGCAACTCCTCCACCAACCAATATCCCAGAGATTTCTTCCCTTCCACCAAGCGCTCGGCCAATCACAGTTTCAGATGGCGTAATTCTTGGTATGGCAATCCGGAAAGTACAACCTGTTTATCCATTGGAAGCGCAGGCAAAAGGCATCACCGGCGAGATCAAAATCCGTGTGAACATTGATCAGGATGGAAACGTGGGAGAAGCCATTGCCCTCAATGGGCACCCGCTTTTACAAACAGCCGCACTGGCGGCAGTCAACCAATGGCGTTGGCGCCCCACTATGATTGATACCGACAGGCCAATTTACGTTCAAGGAATTTTGACCTTTCACTTTCCACCACACTCATAA